In a genomic window of Littorina saxatilis isolate snail1 linkage group LG6, US_GU_Lsax_2.0, whole genome shotgun sequence:
- the LOC138969393 gene encoding serine-rich adhesin for platelets-like codes for MFNAILHCSLLDKEFAHKVKEELENLTLSFLGQNYRPRVALLYSLTRKSPLEAFDEIQSSTMTTNIIILRTKNYRRDKKATATGMKIRDEACGTSVEVTTLDCSPSVKPESRCDAILYRPQSKSFRADMINILSGTRFRDQLLHDEYRRKCEEVTRQQFQRTRWENERRRRSYGSGLSTEDTESNVDRWDIIYSAQNSIQNATNLSESSSTDPKTLPTDSSSSGHKGDVSSTDIESLTPHTQHEGVINVWTTDASITDTSATTSVNETHEFPEFTERELSSASKFNPIFSSVTTFSDSSDGPGYRPQHSKKPTDHSKDRSRGNPNVSNNHESCSSSQELESDCRNEIKKSRNTKECGTESTRRKVATVSPMPKDNDQTVLKILWSACNAETELSLSNQEGVTQQQDTRSHQNSSPYQQTVTTAQSTSPPRHGTSHEARQQTTDVEQNNTDQQHPDINPNRDFPGELSGLQGSTQDLDSQENLYESITSFLEGDVGGMTEDRVTNPTDSSDNPREGDGNQQQERRRGSLPPGLFRRFTSLVTCALRRKRRKTLQGKGQKKKPP; via the exons ATGTTCAATGCGATTCTGCATTGCTCGCTACTGGATAAAGAATTTGCTCACAAGGTAAAAGAAGAGCTAGAAAATCTGACTCTGTCTTTTTTGGGTCAAAACTATCGCCCCAGAGTTGCGCTACTCTACTCGTTAACAAGAAAATCTCCCCTCGAAGCTTTTGATGAAATACAGTCAAGTACAATGACAACAAACATCATTATTCTGAGAACAAAAAATTACAGAAGAGATAAAAAGGCCACGGCTACTGGCATGAAGATTCGCGACGAGGCCTGCGGTACGTCTGTGGAAGTCACTACACTTGACTGTAGCCCGTCTGTGAAGCCAGAGTCACGATGTGACGCAATTCTTTACAGACCCCAGTCCAAATCCTTCCGAGCCGATATGATTAACATACTTTCGGGAACGCGTTTTCGGGACCAATTGTTACATGACGAATACCGTCGGAAGTGTGAAGAAGTAACGCGGCAACAGTTTCAGAGAACGCGTTGGGAAAATGAAAGACGTAGGAGGTCGTATGGCTCGGGTTTAAGCACGGAAGACACGGAGAGCAATGTTGATCGATGGGACATAATCTATTCTGCTCAGAATAGTATCCAGAACGCCACAAACTTGTCTGAAAGCAGCTCCACAGACCCAAAAACACTGCCGACGGATAGCAGCAGCTCGGGACACAAAGGGGACGTAAGCAGCACAGACATTGAGTCTTTGACACCACATACTCAGCATGAAGGCGTTATCAACGTGTGGACGACGGATGCGTCAATCACCGACACATCAGCGACAACTTCAGTTAATGAGACCCACGAGTTCCCGGAATTCACGGAAAGGGAGCTCAGCAGCGCCTCAAAATTTAACCCGATCTTTAGCAGTGTAACAACTTTTTCTGACTCAAGCGATGGCCCTGGTTATCGGCCACAACATTCAAAGAAACCTACTGATCACTCCAAGGACAGATCCCGTGGAAATCCAAATGTTTCCAACAACCATGAATCATGTTCAAGCAGTCAGGAACTGGAATCAGATTGCCGGAATGAGATTAAGAAATCCAGAAATACGAAGGAATGTGGAACTGAGTCAACCCGTCGTAAGGTGGCAACAGTGTCTCCCATGCCCAAAGATAACGACCAGACTGTGCTAAAGATCCTCTGGTCAGCATGTAATGCTGAAACCGAACTAAGCTTAAGTAATCAGGAGGGAGTTACACAGCAGCAAGACACAAGAAGCCATCAAAACTCCAGCCCATATCAACAAACCGTTACCACAGCACAGAGCACCAGCCCACCACGACATGGCACCAGCCATGAAGCAAGACAACAGACTACTGACGTCGAGCAGAACAACACTGACCAACAACATCCTGACATCAACCCAAACAGAGACTTTCCAGGTGAATTGTCAGGCTTGCAAGGGTCCACACAGGATCTGGACTCGCAGGAAAACCTGTATGAATCAATTACAAG CTTTCTTGAAGGGGATGTTGGCGGAATGACTGAAGACCGCGTCACCAACCCTACAGATTCCTCGGATAATCCCCGCGAAGGCGATGGGAACCAGCAGCAGGAAAGACGTCGTGGTAGTCTTCCGCCCGGTCTGTTTCGTCGATTCACCTCCCTGGTCACTTGCGCCTTGCGTCGAAAAAGACG gaAGACATTACAAGGAAAAGGGCAGAAAAAGAAGCCTCCTTGA